A region from the Candidatus Edwardsbacteria bacterium RifOxyA12_full_54_48 genome encodes:
- a CDS encoding peptide deformylase encodes MPIRIFGDPVLRKKAQVIENIDGSIDRLARGMVESLSQARGLGLAAPQVGQSKAICIINLPLLDEKVKQPLVVINPRIHLREGEVIYEEGCLSFPGIYAEVSRPKKIALTGFDLDGNALEYEADDILARVFLHEADHLDGVLFIDHLSIIKRQLLKTKLKNLNQD; translated from the coding sequence ATGCCCATCAGGATCTTCGGCGATCCGGTGCTGCGAAAAAAGGCCCAGGTAATCGAAAATATCGACGGCTCGATAGACCGGCTGGCCAGGGGTATGGTGGAATCCCTCAGCCAGGCCCGGGGCCTGGGGCTGGCGGCCCCGCAGGTGGGGCAATCCAAAGCGATCTGCATCATCAACCTGCCGCTGTTGGACGAGAAGGTCAAACAGCCGCTGGTGGTGATCAACCCCCGGATACATCTGAGGGAGGGCGAGGTCATTTACGAGGAGGGGTGCCTGAGCTTTCCCGGCATCTATGCCGAGGTAAGCCGCCCCAAGAAGATCGCCCTGACGGGTTTCGACCTTGACGGCAATGCACTGGAGTACGAGGCCGATGACATCCTGGCCCGGGTGTTCCTGCACGAGGCCGACCACCTTGACGGGGTGCTGTTCATAGATCATTTGAGCATCATCAAAAGGCAGCTCCTGAAAACCAAATTGAAAAATTTGAATCAAGACTAG
- a CDS encoding oligopeptidase B (PtrB; oligopeptidase that cleaves peptide bonds following arginine and lysine residues): MLAAAICTSLSFARPGAHLPKPPEAAIARMSDTLFSDIRSDDYRWLRQREDPEVIRYLNSENQYAETVMAPTRALQETLYQEMRGRIKETDLTVPEKMGSYFYYYRTEQGRQYSLFCRKKDRRAAGEEIVFDENAAAHGHQYFDIGSYRISPDHKMLAYTLDTTGSEYYSLHIKHIAKGRVLADSIARVDNSLEWGNDAKTLFYLTLDESHRPYRLYRHVLGTSQSGDDLLYQEDDPKYSLELFKTRSRKYIVLHISSKSTAEERYIEADKPRSGLKILSPRRPGIEYYLEHQGGYFYVLTNQNAVNFKLLRSSTQDGGVWQEVIAPSDSVLLEGVDAFKDFMAVYERRNGLKNIRIIDSKNGTEHYVEFPEPDYSFWPSRNWEYDSYKLRFSYTSFVTPRTVYDYDVRKRAKETLKRQEVLGGYNQDDYRCERIFARAGDGVLIPVSLVYKKGLATDGKSPLVLEGYGAYGASSNSYFSSARLSLLDRGFIYAIAHVRGGGEMGRRWYDQGKLLNKKNSFTDFIACAEYLISQKYSSPDKLVITGGSAGGLLMGAVANMRPDLFKGVVANVPFVDVINTMLDPSIPLTTAEYEEWGNPGDPAYYFYMKSYSPYDNVKRQNYPNMLITAGLNDPRVGFWEPAKWTAKLRALKTDNNLLLLKTNMAAGHGGLTGRFDYLKEEAFEYAFILGLFGIRK, translated from the coding sequence ATGCTGGCGGCGGCCATTTGTACCTCGCTGTCATTTGCCCGGCCCGGGGCCCATCTTCCAAAGCCGCCGGAGGCCGCAATTGCCCGCATGTCGGACACCCTGTTCAGCGATATCAGGAGCGATGATTACCGCTGGCTGCGCCAGCGGGAGGACCCCGAGGTCATCCGGTATCTGAATTCGGAAAACCAATACGCCGAAACGGTGATGGCGCCCACCCGGGCACTGCAGGAAACCCTGTACCAGGAAATGCGGGGCAGGATCAAGGAGACCGACCTGACGGTGCCGGAAAAAATGGGAAGCTATTTTTATTATTACCGGACCGAACAGGGCCGGCAATATTCCTTGTTTTGCCGGAAAAAAGACAGGCGGGCTGCCGGCGAGGAGATAGTTTTCGACGAAAATGCCGCTGCCCACGGGCATCAATACTTCGATATCGGTTCCTACCGGATCAGCCCCGATCACAAGATGCTGGCCTATACCCTGGATACCACCGGATCGGAATACTACTCCCTTCATATTAAACACATCGCTAAGGGGCGGGTCCTGGCAGACAGCATCGCCCGGGTCGACAACAGCCTGGAATGGGGCAACGATGCCAAGACCCTGTTCTATCTGACCCTGGATGAATCCCACCGGCCCTATCGTCTCTACCGGCATGTCCTGGGGACATCACAATCGGGCGACGATCTGCTTTACCAGGAGGACGACCCTAAATACTCCTTGGAGCTGTTCAAGACCCGTAGCCGGAAATACATCGTGCTCCATATATCCAGCAAGAGCACCGCCGAAGAGCGCTACATCGAAGCCGACAAGCCCCGGAGCGGACTGAAAATATTATCGCCCAGAAGGCCGGGGATCGAATATTACCTTGAGCATCAGGGCGGGTATTTTTATGTTCTGACCAACCAAAACGCCGTCAATTTCAAGCTGCTGAGGTCTTCCACCCAGGACGGCGGGGTATGGCAGGAAGTCATCGCCCCAAGCGACTCCGTATTGCTGGAAGGAGTGGATGCATTCAAAGATTTCATGGCGGTATATGAACGGCGTAACGGCCTGAAGAATATAAGGATCATCGACAGTAAAAACGGAACCGAGCATTATGTGGAATTCCCGGAGCCGGACTACAGCTTCTGGCCCAGCCGCAACTGGGAATACGATTCATATAAACTGAGGTTCTCCTACACCTCCTTTGTCACTCCCCGCACGGTTTATGACTATGATGTCAGGAAAAGGGCCAAGGAAACCCTGAAACGACAGGAGGTGCTGGGCGGCTATAACCAGGATGATTACCGGTGTGAACGTATCTTTGCCCGGGCCGGGGATGGGGTCCTGATCCCGGTCTCGCTGGTCTATAAGAAGGGTCTGGCGACGGATGGCAAGAGCCCCCTGGTGTTGGAAGGTTACGGGGCCTATGGGGCCAGCAGCAATTCTTATTTCTCCAGCGCCCGCCTGAGTCTGCTGGACCGGGGATTTATTTATGCCATAGCCCATGTCAGGGGAGGCGGGGAGATGGGCCGCCGGTGGTATGACCAGGGAAAGTTGCTGAACAAGAAGAACAGCTTCACCGATTTCATTGCCTGCGCCGAATACCTGATTTCTCAAAAGTATAGCTCGCCGGACAAACTGGTTATCACCGGAGGCAGCGCCGGGGGGCTGCTGATGGGGGCGGTGGCCAATATGCGCCCCGATCTTTTTAAGGGAGTGGTGGCCAATGTTCCGTTCGTGGACGTCATCAACACCATGCTTGACCCTTCCATCCCCCTGACCACCGCTGAATACGAGGAATGGGGCAACCCCGGAGACCCTGCCTATTACTTCTATATGAAATCATATTCGCCCTATGATAACGTAAAAAGGCAGAACTATCCGAATATGCTGATAACCGCCGGGCTGAACGACCCCCGGGTGGGCTTCTGGGAGCCGGCCAAATGGACGGCAAAGCTCAGGGCCCTTAAGACCGATAATAATCTTCTGCTGCTTAAAACCAACATGGCGGCCGGCCACGGGGGCTTGACCGGAAGGTTCGATTACCTTAAGGAGGAGGCCTTTGAATATGCCTTTATTCTAGGCCTTTTCGGGATCAGGAAATAA
- a CDS encoding threonylcarbamoyl-AMP synthase: MFGRKKGLIIKVESGQPGSFAVERAASVLKEEGVIAFPTDTVYGLGCRADSAKAVRAIFKLKGRDFKNPLILFIGSAGEIQRYSKELPAYAEKLLRAFWPGPLTLVVRASDRVVNWKLDKGGTIGLRVPDNALLQEIINSAGLPLATTSANRSGAEESFSAQEVMGSLPGPADLMLDGGQITRSCPSTVLDITGDHPVILRKGAVPSERIQRELGLPVKLSRMQVLFVCTGNTCRSPMAEGYLRHILPGKWRERVAVSSCGTGAMPGMPAMGNSQQASSRNGFDISRHRSSSCTQGLVRQADLIIAMEEKHRRDVKKLVPENEVKLLSPDGVPDPIGGTPEDYLRTMDLIKAEMPDVLELIKEKLD; encoded by the coding sequence ATGTTCGGCCGTAAAAAAGGTTTGATCATCAAGGTGGAGTCCGGGCAACCGGGCTCTTTTGCCGTTGAGCGGGCGGCCAGTGTCCTTAAGGAAGAAGGGGTCATAGCCTTTCCCACCGACACCGTTTATGGCTTGGGATGCCGGGCCGATTCGGCCAAGGCGGTTCGGGCCATATTCAAATTAAAAGGACGGGATTTCAAAAACCCCCTGATCCTGTTCATCGGTTCGGCCGGGGAGATCCAGCGATATTCCAAAGAACTTCCGGCCTATGCCGAAAAGCTGCTCCGGGCATTCTGGCCCGGGCCGCTGACCCTGGTGGTGAGGGCTTCCGACCGGGTGGTTAACTGGAAGCTTGACAAGGGAGGGACCATCGGACTCCGGGTCCCGGACAACGCCCTGCTGCAGGAGATCATCAATTCAGCCGGGCTGCCGCTGGCGACCACCAGCGCCAATCGCAGCGGGGCTGAAGAATCCTTTTCCGCCCAGGAGGTGATGGGTTCATTGCCGGGTCCGGCGGACCTGATGCTTGATGGGGGCCAGATAACCAGAAGTTGTCCTTCGACCGTGCTGGACATCACCGGAGATCATCCGGTGATCCTTCGGAAAGGGGCCGTCCCTTCAGAACGGATCCAGCGGGAGCTGGGTCTTCCGGTCAAGCTCAGCAGGATGCAGGTGCTTTTCGTATGCACCGGCAACACCTGCCGCAGCCCCATGGCCGAGGGCTACCTGAGGCACATCCTTCCCGGAAAGTGGAGGGAGCGGGTGGCGGTGAGCTCCTGCGGGACCGGAGCCATGCCGGGAATGCCGGCCATGGGCAACTCCCAGCAGGCCTCCTCCAGGAACGGTTTTGACATCAGCCGCCACCGGTCATCGTCCTGCACCCAAGGCTTGGTGCGGCAGGCGGACCTGATAATAGCCATGGAAGAGAAGCACCGCCGGGACGTCAAAAAATTGGTTCCCGAAAATGAAGTGAAGCTATTATCTCCTGACGGGGTCCCCGATCCCATCGGGGGAACCCCGGAGGATTACTTAAGGACCATGGATCTCATCAAGGCCGAGATGCCGGATGTTCTGGAGTTGATAAAAGAGAAGCTGGACTGA
- a CDS encoding preprotein translocase subunit YajC yields MFGIAFALGQGGAPSGSSSGGGLMGLLPIIIMFVIIYLLLILPQQKQQKKHKEMLNTLQKGDRVVAAGGIHGTIVGVDEQRNIVVLKIDENVKIEVQKSTVASKIENK; encoded by the coding sequence TTGTTCGGAATAGCATTTGCATTGGGCCAGGGCGGAGCGCCCTCCGGAAGCAGCTCGGGCGGGGGGCTGATGGGCCTGCTTCCCATCATCATCATGTTCGTGATAATTTATCTGCTGCTGATACTTCCCCAGCAGAAACAGCAGAAGAAGCACAAGGAGATGCTGAACACCCTGCAGAAGGGCGACAGGGTGGTGGCGGCCGGGGGCATCCACGGCACCATCGTCGGGGTCGACGAACAGAGGAACATCGTGGTCCTGAAGATCGACGAGAACGTCAAGATAGAGGTCCAGAAGTCAACCGTGGCCTCCAAGATCGAAAATAAGTAG
- a CDS encoding type IV pili twitching motility protein PilT — translation MPKIDELLRLLVTQQGSDLHIKSGEPPVYRIHGQLVRSSLPVMTPDDTQELLYEIMNQERRERFEKTHQLDMSYSIPGVSRFRVNVFRQKQSLGSVLRVIPLLIKSIDDLGLPQNMKKICMLPRGLVLVTGPTGSGKSTSLAAMIDYINENRSCHIMTVEDPIEFLHRDKKACINQREVGIDTHSFANALKHVMRQNPDIILVGEMRDLETISLAITAAETGHLVMATLHTADAAQTIDRIIDVFPPGQQQQVRLQLSTTLQAIYSQTLLPRVDGKGRVVGYEVLVCMPAIRSIIREGKTHQIFSVLQSGGKFGMNTLDSCLKELYQKGLVTIEEAMAKSTNPQEFEKLAMKAF, via the coding sequence ATGCCCAAAATAGATGAACTGTTGAGATTGCTGGTCACCCAGCAGGGCTCGGATCTGCATATCAAATCCGGGGAGCCGCCGGTATACCGGATCCATGGCCAGCTGGTCCGTTCCAGCCTTCCGGTGATGACCCCCGACGACACCCAGGAACTGCTTTACGAGATCATGAACCAGGAACGCCGGGAGCGTTTCGAGAAGACCCACCAACTTGACATGTCCTACTCCATTCCCGGCGTTTCCCGTTTCCGGGTCAATGTCTTCCGCCAGAAGCAGTCCCTGGGATCGGTCCTCCGGGTCATCCCCCTTCTGATAAAAAGCATCGACGACCTGGGGCTGCCCCAGAACATGAAGAAGATCTGCATGCTGCCCCGGGGGCTGGTCCTGGTGACCGGACCCACCGGCAGCGGGAAATCCACCAGCCTGGCGGCCATGATAGATTATATCAACGAGAATCGTTCCTGCCACATCATGACGGTGGAGGACCCCATCGAGTTCCTGCACCGCGATAAAAAGGCCTGCATCAACCAGCGCGAGGTGGGCATCGACACCCACTCCTTCGCCAACGCCCTGAAACACGTGATGCGTCAGAACCCGGATATCATCCTGGTGGGCGAGATGCGGGACCTGGAGACCATCTCTCTGGCCATTACCGCGGCCGAGACCGGCCATTTGGTGATGGCCACTTTGCATACCGCCGACGCCGCCCAGACCATCGACCGGATCATCGACGTTTTCCCGCCGGGCCAGCAGCAGCAGGTCAGGCTGCAACTCTCCACCACCCTCCAGGCCATCTACTCCCAGACCCTGCTGCCCCGGGTGGACGGCAAGGGCCGGGTGGTGGGTTATGAGGTGCTGGTCTGCATGCCTGCCATCCGCAGCATCATCCGGGAGGGCAAGACCCACCAGATATTCAGCGTCCTCCAGAGCGGGGGAAAGTTCGGCATGAACACCCTGGATTCCTGCCTCAAGGAGCTCTACCAAAAGGGCCTGGTGACCATCGAGGAGGCCATGGCCAAGTCGACCAACCCCCAGGAGTTTGAAAAATTAGCGATGAAGGCTTTTTAA
- a CDS encoding phosphopentomutase, whose product MRKAILIVLDGCGVGELPDAAKYGDSGSNTLGNLSLKIPGGFNLPNLQKLGLGNIIPLAGMEPSDKPSGNFGKMAERSPGKDSTDGHWEMAGLITEKPFPTYPRGFPPEAIEPFKKAIGRDILANQTASGTEIIKELGDEHVRTGFPIIYTSADSVFQIACHEEVVPLEQLYDWCRIARNILAGEHAVGRVIARPFIGASGSYQRVGGHRQDFSLQPPRPTILDHIKKAGLEVVGVGKIHDLYAGQGLTQSLHSDGNHDGMAKILDAWPKLSRGLLMANLVEFDMTWGHRNDMAGFYQGLRDFDAWLPGLLKTMTKDDLLFITADHGNDPTTSSTDHSREYVPLLVYGPGIKSGIDLGIRESFSDIAATLAEMFGITSTGQGTSFWPQVRS is encoded by the coding sequence ATGAGAAAAGCGATTCTGATAGTGCTGGACGGGTGCGGGGTGGGCGAACTGCCCGATGCGGCAAAATACGGGGATAGCGGCAGCAATACCCTGGGCAATCTATCCCTTAAGATACCGGGGGGATTTAATCTGCCCAACCTGCAAAAACTGGGGCTGGGCAACATCATTCCCCTGGCCGGGATGGAACCATCAGACAAACCATCGGGCAATTTCGGCAAGATGGCCGAAAGATCGCCGGGCAAGGACTCCACCGACGGGCACTGGGAGATGGCCGGGCTGATAACCGAAAAACCATTTCCCACCTATCCCCGTGGCTTTCCCCCGGAGGCCATCGAACCCTTCAAAAAGGCCATCGGCCGGGATATTCTGGCCAACCAGACCGCCTCAGGGACGGAGATCATCAAGGAACTGGGCGATGAGCATGTCCGGACCGGTTTTCCGATAATCTACACCTCGGCCGACAGTGTCTTTCAGATAGCCTGCCACGAGGAGGTGGTCCCTCTGGAACAGCTTTATGATTGGTGCCGGATAGCCAGGAATATTTTGGCCGGCGAGCATGCGGTGGGGCGGGTCATCGCCCGGCCGTTCATTGGCGCCTCCGGCAGTTACCAGAGGGTGGGCGGGCACCGGCAGGATTTTTCGCTCCAGCCGCCCCGGCCAACCATTCTTGATCATATTAAAAAAGCCGGGCTGGAGGTGGTGGGGGTGGGCAAGATCCACGACCTGTATGCCGGCCAGGGGCTTACCCAGAGCCTCCACAGCGACGGCAACCATGACGGCATGGCCAAGATCCTTGATGCCTGGCCCAAGCTCTCCCGGGGCCTGCTGATGGCCAACCTGGTGGAATTCGACATGACCTGGGGGCACCGCAACGATATGGCGGGCTTTTACCAGGGCCTGCGGGATTTTGATGCCTGGCTGCCCGGGCTGCTCAAAACAATGACCAAAGACGATTTATTGTTCATCACCGCCGATCACGGCAACGACCCCACCACATCATCCACCGATCATTCCCGGGAATACGTGCCGCTGTTGGTCTATGGTCCGGGGATAAAAAGCGGCATCGATCTGGGCATCAGGGAAAGTTTTTCCGATATAGCCGCCACCCTGGCGGAGATGTTCGGAATAACCAGCACCGGGCAGGGAACAAGCTTCTGGCCACAGGTCAGGTCTTAG
- a CDS encoding cob(I)yrinic acid a,c-diamide adenosyltransferase: MKGMIQVYTGNGKGKTTASLGLALRASGQKKKILMIQFMKGKVNYGELRSAKKLPGFTIKQFGRPSFVDKKNPAPADIKGAGQALEFAQKSFASGKYDIIILDELNVALDFNLVSLKDVLDLIATKPEKVELIITGRYAHPKVIKLADLVSEVKEVKHYYMQGVPARKGIEF; this comes from the coding sequence ATGAAGGGCATGATCCAGGTTTACACCGGCAACGGAAAGGGCAAGACCACCGCTTCATTGGGGCTGGCCCTGCGGGCCTCGGGACAGAAGAAAAAGATCCTGATGATCCAGTTCATGAAGGGCAAGGTCAACTACGGGGAGCTTCGTTCCGCCAAAAAGCTGCCGGGCTTCACCATAAAACAATTCGGCCGGCCCAGCTTCGTGGACAAGAAGAACCCGGCCCCGGCCGACATCAAAGGGGCGGGCCAGGCGCTGGAGTTTGCCCAAAAATCCTTTGCCTCCGGCAAATATGATATCATCATCCTGGACGAACTGAACGTAGCTTTGGATTTCAATCTTGTTTCTCTCAAAGATGTGCTGGACTTGATAGCTACAAAGCCAGAGAAGGTGGAACTGATCATCACCGGGCGTTATGCCCATCCCAAGGTGATCAAACTGGCCGACCTGGTCTCGGAGGTCAAAGAAGTGAAGCACTATTATATGCAGGGGGTGCCGGCCAGGAAGGGGATAGAGTTTTAA
- a CDS encoding type IV pili twitching motility protein PilT — translation MEIADLLKMMAEQGASDMQIKVGSPPLLRVNGDLSPCKMPSISPDDVKRFLMTIITPAQAQRFGQELELDFAYNLPGTGRFRVNLFQQRNSLGIVFRLIPEKIPTIDELGFPPIVKEVSLRPRGLVLITGPAGCGKSTTQAAMIDYRNAHDPCHIMTVEDPIEFVHSDKKAIVNQRELGRDTLTFADALKYVLRQDPDVILIGEMRDLETIALAITAAETGHLVLATLHTTDAVQTVDRIIDVFPMHQQEQIRMQVAVNFVAVISQILVKRADGKGRVAAFEVMTGSGAVRNLIREGKTYQLQSLIQTSIKQGMTTLNMSLANLCRKNIITLDEAMSKSGDPDNLQMVLKSLSA, via the coding sequence ATGGAAATTGCCGACCTGTTAAAAATGATGGCCGAACAGGGGGCCTCCGACATGCAGATCAAGGTGGGCAGCCCGCCCCTGCTCCGGGTAAACGGCGACCTGTCCCCCTGCAAAATGCCATCCATCAGCCCCGATGACGTCAAGAGATTTTTGATGACCATCATCACCCCGGCCCAGGCCCAGAGATTCGGCCAGGAGCTGGAATTGGATTTTGCCTACAACCTCCCCGGCACCGGACGCTTCCGGGTCAACCTTTTCCAGCAGCGCAACTCCCTGGGGATAGTCTTCCGGCTGATCCCCGAGAAGATCCCCACCATAGACGAACTGGGGTTTCCCCCCATCGTAAAAGAGGTCTCCCTGAGGCCCCGCGGCCTGGTGCTGATAACCGGGCCGGCTGGCTGCGGCAAGTCCACCACCCAGGCTGCCATGATAGATTACCGCAACGCCCATGACCCCTGTCATATCATGACGGTTGAGGATCCCATCGAATTCGTCCATAGCGACAAGAAAGCCATCGTCAACCAGCGGGAGCTGGGGCGCGACACCCTGACCTTTGCCGATGCCTTGAAGTACGTCTTGCGGCAGGATCCCGATGTGATCCTGATCGGCGAGATGCGGGATCTGGAGACCATCGCCCTGGCCATTACCGCGGCCGAGACCGGCCATTTGGTGCTGGCCACCCTGCATACCACCGACGCCGTCCAGACGGTGGACCGCATCATCGACGTCTTCCCCATGCATCAGCAGGAACAGATACGAATGCAGGTGGCGGTGAACTTCGTGGCCGTCATCTCCCAGATCCTGGTAAAGAGGGCCGACGGCAAGGGCCGGGTGGCCGCCTTCGAGGTTATGACCGGCTCCGGCGCCGTCCGGAACCTGATCCGGGAGGGCAAGACCTATCAGCTGCAAAGCCTTATCCAGACCAGCATCAAACAGGGGATGACCACCCTTAACATGTCTCTGGCCAACCTGTGCCGCAAAAATATCATCACCCTGGACGAGGCCATGAGCAAGTCCGGCGATCCCGATAATCTGCAGATGGTATTGAAGAGCCTTTCGGCGTAA
- a CDS encoding cytidine deaminase: MTQNKKTNQTELIIAAQAAKQKAYAPYSKFKVGAALLGKSGKIYAGCNVENASYGLACCAERNAVFKAVSEGEKDFLAIAIVSSSNEPTAPCGACRQVLNEFAPDISVIMPGRKRTIKTTLKKLLPFAFGPKSLK, translated from the coding sequence ATGACTCAAAATAAAAAAACAAATCAAACCGAACTGATAATTGCCGCCCAGGCAGCAAAACAAAAGGCCTATGCGCCTTATTCCAAGTTCAAGGTGGGCGCCGCCCTGTTGGGTAAAAGCGGTAAAATATACGCCGGCTGCAATGTGGAGAATGCTTCCTATGGGCTGGCCTGCTGCGCCGAAAGGAACGCGGTTTTCAAGGCCGTTTCCGAAGGGGAGAAGGATTTTCTGGCCATTGCCATAGTGTCCAGCAGCAATGAACCTACCGCTCCCTGCGGGGCCTGCCGCCAGGTGCTTAACGAATTCGCCCCGGATATATCGGTCATCATGCCGGGCAGGAAGAGGACCATCAAAACGACCCTGAAGAAATTACTGCCGTTTGCCTTTGGACCAAAATCACTGAAATAA
- a CDS encoding DNA methylase, with amino-acid sequence MENRLYYGDNLDILQRHIADESVDLVYLDPPFNSNANYNVLFKEKDGSQAASQIRAFEDTWSWDQEDESVFAEMVTKGGKVADCLQAFRTFMGPCDMLAYLVMMAPRLVELRRVMKSTASIYLHCDPSASHYLKMLLDAVFGPEKFLNEIIWKRTSAHSGSKRWGPVHDVILYYSKDKDVLWNTIYQDYTEEYLENFYNHTDEKGRYRLGDLTGAGTRTGDSGKPWRGVNPTEIGRHWGVPNKVIEIMLGKKGLALSVQEKLDVLDKEGLIYWPPKGKTPAFKRYLNENAGVPIVDVITDINPIGAQATERLGYPTQKPESLLERIILASSNEGDIVLDPFCGCGTTIAAAQKLGRIWIGIDITHMAITLMKKRLLDTFGGEAKFKVLGEPTSLPDAAALAESDQYQFQWWALGLVDARPVEQKKGADKGIDGKIVFQGDAPGVFENVVISVKAGHLNANHIRDLRGVVEREKSAIGVLIAMEEFTKPMQTEAATAGFYESATWGKKYPKIQLLTIEELLAGKKIEMPPIKQVEATFKKAGKVKGGKGKQLKMVDG; translated from the coding sequence ATGGAAAACAGGCTTTACTATGGCGACAACCTTGACATTTTACAGCGGCACATAGCCGATGAAAGCGTGGATCTGGTTTATCTTGACCCGCCGTTTAACAGCAATGCCAATTACAACGTGCTTTTTAAGGAGAAGGACGGCAGCCAGGCGGCTTCGCAGATAAGGGCTTTTGAAGACACCTGGTCCTGGGACCAGGAAGATGAGAGCGTTTTTGCCGAAATGGTTACCAAGGGCGGCAAGGTGGCCGATTGTTTGCAGGCCTTTAGAACCTTCATGGGGCCGTGCGACATGCTGGCCTATTTGGTGATGATGGCCCCCAGGCTGGTTGAGTTGAGAAGGGTGATGAAAAGCACGGCCAGTATTTATTTGCATTGTGACCCAAGCGCTTCTCACTATTTGAAAATGCTATTGGATGCTGTCTTCGGGCCTGAAAAATTTCTAAATGAAATAATATGGAAAAGAACAAGTGCACATTCAGGCTCAAAAAGGTGGGGGCCGGTACATGATGTAATTTTATACTATTCTAAAGACAAGGATGTTCTTTGGAATACTATCTATCAGGATTATACGGAAGAATACCTTGAAAACTTTTACAACCATACTGATGAAAAAGGCAGGTATAGGCTTGGGGATTTAACAGGCGCAGGTACACGGACTGGAGATTCTGGAAAGCCTTGGCGTGGTGTAAACCCAACAGAAATTGGTAGACATTGGGGTGTACCTAATAAAGTAATTGAAATCATGCTCGGCAAAAAAGGGCTTGCACTTTCTGTGCAGGAAAAACTAGATGTTCTTGATAAAGAAGGGTTAATATATTGGCCACCGAAGGGTAAAACACCTGCTTTCAAAAGATACCTAAATGAAAATGCTGGTGTACCTATCGTAGATGTAATAACAGATATTAATCCAATAGGGGCACAAGCAACTGAGCGACTTGGTTACCCAACACAAAAACCAGAATCTTTACTGGAACGTATTATTCTGGCTTCCAGCAACGAGGGCGATATTGTACTTGATCCCTTCTGCGGGTGCGGCACAACCATTGCGGCGGCGCAGAAGCTGGGCCGAATTTGGATAGGAATAGATATCACCCATATGGCCATAACCCTGATGAAGAAACGCCTGCTGGACACCTTTGGCGGAGAAGCAAAGTTCAAGGTTTTGGGCGAGCCGACCAGTCTGCCGGATGCGGCGGCTTTGGCCGAGAGCGACCAGTACCAGTTCCAGTGGTGGGCCTTGGGCCTGGTGGACGCCCGTCCGGTGGAGCAGAAGAAAGGCGCCGACAAGGGCATTGACGGCAAGATAGTCTTTCAGGGTGATGCGCCGGGGGTGTTCGAGAATGTGGTGATCTCGGTAAAGGCCGGGCATTTGAACGCCAACCATATAAGGGACCTGCGGGGCGTGGTGGAACGTGAGAAGTCGGCCATTGGGGTGCTGATAGCCATGGAGGAGTTTACCAAGCCCATGCAGACCGAGGCGGCCACGGCGGGGTTTTACGAATCTGCCACCTGGGGCAAGAAATATCCCAAGATACAACTGCTGACCATTGAGGAACTGCTGGCAGGGAAGAAGATTGAGATGCCGCCGATCAAACAGGTGGAGGCGACCTTCAAGAAGGCCGGGAAGGTGAAGGGGGGGAAGGGCAAGCAGTTGAAGATGGTGGATGGGTGA